One Gossypium hirsutum isolate 1008001.06 chromosome A11, Gossypium_hirsutum_v2.1, whole genome shotgun sequence genomic window carries:
- the LOC107954860 gene encoding disease resistance-like protein DSC1, with amino-acid sequence MAPDLEILVLEGCTRIVKVHPSLGVLKRLKLLNLRGCKSLRSLPTKIGMESLEILILLGCSNLVRFPEMEGKMECLKTLNLSACCKVENFLENLQQVENLEELDLSETSIREPPSFIFQLNNLKVLSFNGCKGPSKLQQNLPSPFKETQIGRTSSMPLMLPSLSSLSSLRELTLRYCNLREGDIPSDIFCLSSLTDLDLSGNNFISIPASLTRLPKLKLLMLTNCKELKSLPELLTSISRVCIDGCASLEVVASPSKVSNLFDLASIKAINCYRLAENIKALTLLKKHLKAFANSRQMFDVIIPGSEIPEWFSQHRGGSTIRIPLPLNIQNDSQWIGVASCCIFVNDDASRDKFINCRAVIHCRNSGQAGRNGSVFRDTDLRCVDGGSWLFGKRVNQPITKDHLFFRYWSRDKLYPFSLEDKCGECEINNLWTIDCLDQECDELELSFTDPDVPCVKVKKCGVRMVYEKDLEDIKELHSHATHRSPNLEDVHQHSADNDRSIDSIGSTSLVKRKPNWMQNFFNFIMR; translated from the exons ATGGCCCCAGATCTTGAAATTCTAGTTTTGGAAGGTTGTACAAGAATTGTAAAAGTTCATCCATCCTTGGGAGTTCTTAAGAggcttaaacttttaaatttaagaGGGTGCAAAAGTCTTAGGAGTCTTCCAACCAAAATTGGAATGGAATCTCTTGAAATATTAATTCTTTTGGGCTGCTCAAATCTTGTAAGGTTTCCGGAGATGGAAGGGAAAATGGAATGTCTAAAAACTCTTAATCTTTCTGCTTGTtgtaaagttgaaaattttctagaGAATTTGCAGCAAGTAGAAAATTTGGAAGAGCTGGACTTAAGTGAAACAAGCATAAGAGAACCACCATCCTTCATTTTTCAATTGAATAATCTTAAAGTTCTGTCTTTCAATGGATGCAAGGGACCATCTAAGTTACAACAAAATCTTCCTTCTCCTTTCAAGGAAACCCAAATAGGAAGGACAAGTTCTATGCCTCTGATGTTGCCATCGTTGTCAAGTTTGAGTTCATTAAGAGAGTTGACGCTAAGGTACTGCAATCTTCGTGAAGGAGATATTCCTAGTGATATTTTTTGCCTATCCTCCTTGACAGATCTTGATCTTAGTGGTAACAATTTCATCAGCATACCTGCGTCTCTTACTCGACTTCCCAAGCTTAAACTTCTTATGTTAACAAATTGCAAAGAGCTTAAATCGTTGCCTGAGCTTCTAACAAGTATATCAAGAGTCTGCATAGATGGTTGTGCTTCACTCGAAGTAGTTGCAAGTCCATCAAAAGTAagcaatttattcgatttagctTCCATTAAAGCCATTAACTGCTACAGATTGGCTGAAAACATCAAGGCGTTAACATTGTTGAAAAAACATCTCAAG GCATTTGCAAATTCAAGACAAATGTTTGATGTTATTATACCTGGAAGTGAAATCCCAGAATGGTTTAGCCAACATAGAGGTGGCTCTACAATTAGGATACCTCTACCACTCAATATTCAGAATGATAGTCAATGGATTGGAGTAGCTTCCTGTTGCATTTTTGTCAATGATGATGCTTCCCGGGATAAGTTTATCAACTGCAGAGCTGTTATCCATTGTAGAAATTCTGGACAAGCCGGTCGAAATGGATCTGTCTTTCGAGATACAGATCTTCGATGTGTCGATGGAGGTAGTTGGTTGTTTGGGAAACGTGTTAACCAGCCCATAACGAAGGATCACCTATTTTTTCGATATTGGTCGCGTGATAAATTATATCCATTTTCCTTAGAGGATAAATGTGGTGAatgtgaaattaataatttatggaCAATAGATTGCTTAGATCAGGAATGCGATGAGCTTGAATTGTCTTTCACAGACCCGGATGTTCCCTGTGTTAAGGTGAAGAAGTGTGGTGTTAGAATGGTGTATGAGAAAGATTTGGAAGACATAAAAGAGCTGCATAGCCATGCCACTCACCGTTCTCCAAATCTTGAAGATGTCCATCAACACTCTGCTGATAACGATAGATCAATAGATTCAATAGGTAGCACTTCCCTTGTAAAACGAAAACCAAACTGGATgcaaaattttttcaattttataatgaGGTGA